A single Methanolobus sp. ZRKC5 DNA region contains:
- a CDS encoding uroporphyrinogen decarboxylase family protein, whose amino-acid sequence MPDEMTSNERFINALELKEVDRTPLGYLWFGAGDAVLEQMNASMEDVYYSAKGIARAQILAREMYHHDNVMSPWGCLLVEAEAFGAKINIKKDAYPSIVRFPLKSAKEYENIDQVAIERSERVQTIVESISLLKKELGDEVFISGALLTPLMLASQLMEGSRMFIEMMKNPDNFHALLDVLTDSCITFADMMLDAGADGAFIENGGSTSDLFSLEMAKEFGFQYSKKLYSHIQDRGAYVISHNCANHAFHELELALEPDALNLFFGNVEALGKKYGVDCVKLHNHKHIGCSERYCFRDFKDFNDSGICLMGNINPYTFNSGRFDNIAAEVKSCMDAAPDKGFILSTGCEIPLNTPQEEMEILWESMRSYFNQGN is encoded by the coding sequence ATGCCTGATGAGATGACTTCAAATGAGCGTTTTATCAACGCTCTTGAATTAAAAGAAGTGGACAGAACACCACTGGGTTATTTGTGGTTCGGCGCTGGTGATGCGGTGCTTGAGCAGATGAATGCAAGCATGGAGGATGTTTACTATTCTGCAAAAGGCATTGCCAGAGCACAGATATTAGCAAGGGAAATGTATCACCATGACAATGTAATGTCTCCATGGGGATGTTTGCTAGTGGAAGCTGAGGCTTTTGGGGCGAAAATAAACATCAAGAAAGATGCTTATCCTTCAATAGTCCGTTTTCCTCTAAAGTCTGCAAAAGAATATGAGAATATAGATCAGGTTGCCATAGAACGCTCAGAAAGAGTACAGACCATTGTAGAGTCCATATCCTTGCTCAAAAAAGAGCTTGGAGATGAGGTTTTCATAAGCGGTGCGCTCCTTACTCCTCTCATGCTTGCTTCCCAGTTAATGGAAGGGAGCAGGATGTTCATTGAAATGATGAAGAATCCGGATAATTTTCATGCACTGCTTGATGTCCTTACTGATAGTTGCATAACCTTTGCAGATATGATGCTTGATGCAGGCGCAGACGGTGCATTTATTGAGAACGGCGGCAGCACTTCTGATCTTTTCAGTCTGGAAATGGCAAAGGAATTTGGTTTTCAGTATTCTAAGAAATTATATTCACACATACAGGATAGAGGAGCTTATGTAATATCGCATAACTGTGCAAACCATGCATTCCATGAACTGGAACTGGCTCTTGAACCCGATGCTTTGAATTTATTCTTCGGAAATGTGGAGGCACTCGGGAAAAAGTATGGGGTAGATTGCGTGAAACTCCACAACCATAAGCACATTGGTTGCAGTGAAAGATATTGTTTCAGGGATTTCAAAGACTTCAATGATTCAGGTATATGCCTGATGGGAAATATCAATCCCTATACATTCAATTCAGGAAGGTTCGACAATATCGCTGCCGAAGTAAAGAGTTGTATGGATGCAGCTCCTGATAAGGGATTTATACTATCCACCGGATGTGAGATACCACTGAATACACCTCAGGAAGAGATGGAAATTCTCTGGGAATCAATGAGATCTTATTTTAATCAGGGGAATTAA